A genomic stretch from Anaerolinea thermophila UNI-1 includes:
- a CDS encoding alpha/beta hydrolase, translating into MNYYFDLSGTGRPVVLIHSINAAASAYEVSPLFLYFRGQRPVYAIDLPGFGFSERSDRIYTPQLYEDTIVDFLSSQVKQPVDVIALSLSGEFVSRAALSYPEWFNSLTLISPTGLGKNLLPGMDFAFGGFPIGHFAHALLTLPLWARPLFDLLATRTSIEFFLKKSFVGHVPSGFIEYAYASAHQPGAEHAPLYFITGKLFTPQVRTQVYERLKTPVLVLYDRDLYTSFERLPDVLLKNPFWQAVRMVPSKGLPHFERLADTVEVIEGFWRGTK; encoded by the coding sequence GTGAATTATTACTTTGATCTGTCCGGCACGGGGCGTCCTGTCGTGTTGATTCACAGTATTAATGCTGCAGCGAGTGCTTATGAGGTTTCCCCATTGTTTTTGTATTTTCGTGGACAGCGTCCTGTATATGCCATAGATCTTCCCGGTTTTGGTTTTTCAGAGCGCTCTGACCGGATTTACACGCCCCAGTTGTATGAGGATACCATTGTGGATTTCCTCTCATCCCAAGTGAAACAGCCCGTAGACGTTATTGCGCTTTCACTCAGCGGTGAATTTGTCAGCCGCGCAGCGCTTTCCTATCCCGAATGGTTTAACTCCTTAACTTTGATTTCTCCAACAGGATTGGGAAAAAATTTGCTTCCAGGCATGGATTTCGCTTTTGGGGGATTTCCAATTGGGCATTTTGCTCATGCGTTATTAACGCTCCCTTTGTGGGCACGACCGTTGTTTGATTTGTTAGCCACTCGTACCAGTATTGAATTTTTCCTTAAGAAATCTTTTGTTGGTCATGTCCCTTCTGGATTTATTGAGTATGCCTATGCCAGTGCCCATCAGCCAGGGGCAGAACATGCTCCGCTTTACTTTATTACGGGAAAGTTATTTACTCCTCAAGTGCGCACTCAGGTATACGAACGGCTTAAAACCCCAGTTCTGGTACTCTATGACCGCGATCTGTATACTTCCTTTGAACGTTTACCCGATGTGTTGCTGAAAAATCCCTTCTGGCAGGCAGTCCGGATGGTACCGTCTAAAGGTTTACCTCATTTTGAACGTTTGGCTGATACGGTGGAAGTGATTGAGGGGTTCTGGAGGGGAACAAAATAA
- a CDS encoding transposase, translating to MARIAYRLAKQALPMYSHAKSPHHFTLPQLGACVLLMFYLNLSYRDMEEWLLASDAVGKELELPRVPDHTTLQRTYAKIRKADWMRMNETLLEEIGRPEEEGVAADSTGFSPGPASSYYQSRSGKAYRHWAKGVYAVGIVSQFILAMQSGWGPGSDAPYLGYLRRKARRFAKRRAWVLLADSGFDGRTVRPQDLIPPVRRGGNLLAPERRARSELVSAARLDGLYGQRWKTETVNSVIKRKFGQAIRSRKRSLQNREPIIKGLVYNIHR from the coding sequence GTGGCGAGGATCGCCTACCGGCTTGCCAAACAAGCATTACCGATGTATTCACATGCCAAGAGTCCCCATCACTTCACGTTGCCGCAGTTGGGGGCCTGTGTTTTGTTGATGTTCTACCTGAATCTCAGCTATCGCGACATGGAAGAATGGCTGCTGGCAAGCGATGCGGTTGGTAAGGAGCTGGAATTACCGCGTGTTCCCGATCATACGACCCTGCAACGTACCTACGCCAAGATACGCAAAGCGGATTGGATGCGCATGAACGAGACCTTGCTCGAGGAAATCGGACGGCCTGAAGAAGAAGGGGTGGCTGCCGATAGTACCGGCTTCTCACCCGGCCCGGCCAGTTCTTACTACCAAAGCCGTTCGGGAAAAGCCTATCGCCACTGGGCGAAGGGCGTTTATGCCGTTGGAATTGTCTCGCAATTCATCCTTGCGATGCAATCCGGCTGGGGTCCAGGTAGCGATGCCCCTTATCTGGGCTATCTGCGCCGCAAAGCCAGGCGGTTTGCCAAACGTCGGGCTTGGGTCTTGCTGGCCGATTCAGGGTTCGATGGTCGGACTGTCCGGCCTCAAGACTTGATTCCACCCGTTCGGCGAGGTGGAAATTTGCTGGCCCCTGAACGACGAGCAAGAAGCGAGCTTGTCTCTGCGGCTCGCCTGGATGGTCTCTATGGTCAACGCTGGAAGACCGAAACCGTGAATTCGGTCATCAAGCGCAAATTCGGGCAAGCCATCCGCTCGCGGAAACGCAGCCTGCAAAACCGAGAACCGATTATCAAAGGACTGGTCTACAACATACACCGCTAG
- the lepB gene encoding signal peptidase I, protein MDSFRTELLPEEQPAEPKKNPVLNFLWEIVQTVVMAMILYFLVDMMIGRVQVENISMEPTLQPGERLIVNKLAYRLGSIKRGDVIVFHYPRNPNSDYIKRVIGLPGETVRIADGTVYINNEPLQEDYIAAPATYFGEWTVPEGQVFVLGDNRNQSFDSHSWGFVPKEMIVGKAILIYWPPSAIRVLNQTPLVNAAGQP, encoded by the coding sequence ATGGACTCTTTTCGCACTGAACTATTACCCGAAGAACAACCGGCAGAGCCAAAGAAAAATCCGGTTCTGAATTTCCTGTGGGAAATTGTTCAAACTGTAGTCATGGCAATGATCCTGTACTTTTTGGTCGACATGATGATTGGAAGAGTACAGGTTGAGAATATCAGCATGGAACCTACACTGCAACCCGGAGAAAGGCTGATTGTTAACAAACTGGCATACCGTCTGGGTTCTATCAAGAGAGGGGATGTGATTGTTTTTCATTATCCCCGCAATCCTAACAGCGATTACATCAAACGAGTGATTGGTTTGCCCGGAGAAACAGTGCGAATTGCTGATGGCACGGTTTATATCAACAATGAACCTCTCCAGGAAGATTATATTGCCGCACCTGCCACCTACTTTGGGGAATGGACCGTGCCTGAAGGGCAGGTTTTTGTGCTGGGTGATAACCGTAATCAGTCTTTTGACTCACACTCGTGGGGCTTTGTTCCCAAAGAGATGATTGTAGGAAAAGCCATTCTGATTTACTGGCCTCCAAGCGCGATTCGTGTTTTGAATCAAACGCCATTAGTCAATGCAGCAGGACAACCATAG
- the deoC gene encoding deoxyribose-phosphate aldolase produces MKEILTLLDEFERVLPPLVLPEELSSNKPFSSWIDHTLLKPEATPQQIEHLCEEAKQYQFASVCVNPVYVSQVARALQGTPVKVCTVIGFPLGATPTRVKVFETRTCLEMGAQEIDMVLPIGHLRAGEFEYVLEDIYSVVEAAHAQDALVKVILETALLDHRQKIAGCLLSQKAGADFVKTSTGFGPGGATVEDIELMRRVVGPNTGVKASGGVRNLDIARAMLHAGANRLGTSSGVIIMKELEEAKSKK; encoded by the coding sequence ATGAAAGAAATCCTTACCCTCTTGGATGAATTCGAGCGAGTCCTCCCTCCTCTGGTACTCCCTGAGGAATTAAGCAGCAATAAACCCTTCTCATCATGGATTGATCACACGCTTTTAAAACCCGAAGCAACACCGCAACAAATCGAGCATCTGTGTGAGGAAGCCAAGCAATACCAGTTCGCTTCGGTTTGCGTCAATCCTGTTTATGTCTCCCAGGTAGCCCGGGCTCTCCAGGGGACCCCCGTGAAAGTGTGTACAGTGATTGGGTTCCCCTTAGGGGCTACCCCAACACGGGTAAAAGTTTTTGAAACCCGCACCTGTCTGGAAATGGGCGCTCAGGAAATTGACATGGTCTTACCCATCGGGCATCTACGGGCAGGAGAATTTGAGTACGTTCTGGAAGATATTTACAGTGTGGTAGAAGCCGCGCATGCTCAGGATGCACTGGTCAAGGTCATCCTTGAAACCGCTTTACTGGACCATCGACAGAAGATTGCCGGTTGTCTCCTCAGCCAGAAAGCCGGCGCAGATTTCGTCAAAACCAGCACAGGTTTTGGCCCCGGAGGTGCTACCGTTGAGGATATTGAACTGATGCGCAGAGTGGTTGGTCCGAATACCGGCGTTAAAGCCTCTGGTGGGGTACGTAATTTAGATATTGCCCGCGCTATGCTCCATGCCGGGGCAAATCGTTTAGGCACCAGTTCTGGAGTTATAATAATGAAAGAACTGGAAGAGGCAAAATCGAAAAAATGA
- a CDS encoding YgiT-type zinc finger protein, with amino-acid sequence MRRSLERYTIPCTQCQAGQMHQHFITYFTWLGDELITVPDFPAWICDVCGHREYDPAALNQLSLILSPNAGRPVSRSRGIPQRKTDKKGQRPSRP; translated from the coding sequence ATGAGACGCTCTTTGGAACGCTATACCATACCCTGCACACAATGCCAGGCAGGACAAATGCACCAGCATTTCATCACCTACTTTACCTGGTTGGGCGATGAATTAATTACTGTGCCGGATTTTCCTGCATGGATTTGCGATGTGTGCGGGCATCGTGAGTATGACCCGGCGGCACTCAACCAGTTAAGCCTGATTCTCAGTCCCAATGCAGGGCGGCCGGTTTCTCGCTCGCGCGGCATTCCTCAGCGAAAAACAGATAAAAAAGGACAACGTCCAAGCCGCCCCTAG
- a CDS encoding helix-turn-helix domain-containing protein has translation MPTCPKCQQTERQNKAGRTESGAQRYKCMRCGHKYTPEPKPRGYPEEMRKQALQMYVDGMNLRRIARHLGVHHRTVSLWIQAYAARISEVPLPEEVKEVEMDELFTFIGHKKTGSTSSPL, from the coding sequence ATGCCAACCTGTCCAAAATGCCAACAAACAGAACGACAGAATAAAGCCGGGAGAACCGAGTCAGGCGCTCAGCGCTACAAGTGTATGCGCTGTGGGCACAAATACACACCTGAACCGAAACCGCGCGGATACCCGGAAGAGATGCGCAAGCAAGCCTTGCAGATGTATGTAGATGGGATGAACTTGCGACGGATCGCCCGTCATTTGGGGGTTCATCACCGCACCGTGTCGTTGTGGATCCAAGCCTACGCCGCACGAATTTCTGAAGTGCCCCTGCCTGAAGAGGTTAAGGAAGTGGAAATGGACGAACTGTTCACCTTTATCGGGCATAAAAAAACCGGATCTACATCATCACCCTTGTAG
- the tpiA gene encoding triose-phosphate isomerase, whose amino-acid sequence MRKKFVAGNWKMNKTAEEARLLLNELIPALEPFSHVERAVCPPFPYLMMVRHMLEGTNIGMGAQNMHWEASGAFTGEVSPKMVAEFCQYVILGHSERRTYFGETDETVNRKVKSALSTGLTPIVCVGETLAENEAGKTAEVVWRQITEGLKDLLPEEGLKLVIAYEPVWAIGTGRAATAEVAQSVHANVVRPALAHLFGQEVAGQIRIQYGGSVTAKNAPELFAMPDIDGALVGGASLKAGEFAAIVQAAAEAKA is encoded by the coding sequence ATGCGCAAGAAATTCGTAGCCGGTAACTGGAAAATGAATAAAACAGCCGAAGAAGCGCGTCTTCTGCTAAACGAATTGATCCCTGCTCTGGAACCTTTTTCTCATGTAGAGCGCGCTGTTTGCCCTCCCTTCCCGTACCTGATGATGGTCCGCCACATGTTAGAGGGAACAAATATCGGGATGGGAGCACAGAACATGCACTGGGAAGCCTCCGGTGCCTTCACTGGAGAAGTCTCTCCCAAAATGGTTGCCGAGTTCTGCCAATATGTCATTCTGGGACACTCCGAACGCCGTACGTATTTTGGCGAAACTGATGAGACTGTGAATCGGAAGGTCAAGTCGGCACTTTCCACCGGATTAACGCCCATTGTATGTGTGGGAGAAACTCTTGCAGAAAATGAGGCAGGAAAAACTGCCGAGGTGGTTTGGCGTCAAATTACCGAAGGGTTGAAAGATCTCTTGCCGGAAGAAGGGCTGAAACTGGTCATTGCCTACGAACCGGTTTGGGCAATTGGGACAGGGCGAGCCGCAACAGCAGAAGTTGCTCAGTCAGTACACGCGAACGTCGTTCGTCCGGCTTTGGCTCATCTGTTCGGGCAAGAAGTAGCCGGGCAGATTCGCATTCAATACGGCGGGTCGGTGACCGCCAAGAACGCTCCCGAGTTATTCGCCATGCCCGATATTGATGGCGCTCTGGTAGGCGGTGCCAGTCTGAAAGCCGGCGAATTTGCGGCAATTGTTCAGGC